From a region of the Pongo abelii isolate AG06213 chromosome 9, NHGRI_mPonAbe1-v2.0_pri, whole genome shotgun sequence genome:
- the TIMM10 gene encoding mitochondrial import inner membrane translocase subunit Tim10, translating to MDPLRAQQLAAELEVEMMADMYNRMTSACHRKCVPPHYKEAELSKGESVCLDRCVSKYLDIHERMGKKLTELSMQDEELMKRVQQSSGPA from the exons ATGGATCCTCTCAGGGCCCAACAGCTGGCTGCGGAGCTGGAGGTGGAGATGATGGCCGATATGTACAACAG aatGACCAGTGCCTGCCACCGGAAGTGTGTGCCTCCTCACTACAAGGAAGCAGAGCTCTCCAAGGGCGAGTCTGTGTGCCTGGACCGATGTGTCTCTAAGTACCTGGACATCCATGAGCGGATGGGCAAAAAGTTGACAGAGTTGTCTATGCAGGATGAAGAGCTGATGAAGAGGGTGCAGCAGAGCTCTGGGCCCGCATGA